In the Mycolicibacterium thermoresistibile genome, one interval contains:
- a CDS encoding glutathione S-transferase family protein yields MGSYVAGTSEGGEFRRDTNYISTRITADGRDGYPVEPGRYRLIVARACPWANRTIIVRRLLGLEDAISIGFCGPTHDERSWTFDLDPGGVDPVLKIPRLRDAYLKRFPDYDKGITVPAIVEESTGEVVTNDFAQMTLDFSTEWTRYHRDGAPQLYPEPLRDEIDEVAQRIYTEVNNGVYRCGFAGSQRAYEDAYDRLFTALDWLSDRLSGRRYLVGDTITEADVRLFTTLVRFDPVYHGHFKCNRSKLTEMPVLWAYARDLFQTPGFGDTVDFVQIKQHYYIVHTDINPTRVVPKGPDLANWLTAHGREELGGRPFGDGTPPGPTPDGERVPAGHNPLSPPSVG; encoded by the coding sequence GTGGGCTCCTATGTCGCCGGCACGTCCGAAGGTGGCGAATTCAGGCGTGACACCAACTACATCTCCACCCGCATCACCGCGGACGGGCGCGACGGCTACCCGGTGGAGCCGGGCCGCTACCGGCTGATCGTGGCGCGGGCGTGCCCGTGGGCGAACCGCACCATCATCGTGCGTCGGCTGCTGGGGCTGGAGGACGCGATCTCGATCGGCTTCTGCGGCCCGACCCACGACGAACGCAGCTGGACCTTCGACCTGGATCCCGGCGGGGTGGACCCGGTGTTGAAGATTCCCCGGCTGCGCGACGCCTACCTGAAACGGTTCCCCGACTACGACAAGGGCATCACCGTGCCCGCGATCGTCGAGGAGTCCACCGGCGAGGTCGTCACCAACGACTTCGCCCAGATGACCCTGGACTTCTCCACCGAGTGGACGCGGTACCACCGCGACGGCGCCCCGCAGCTGTACCCCGAACCGTTGCGCGACGAGATCGACGAGGTCGCGCAGCGCATCTACACCGAGGTCAACAACGGGGTGTACCGGTGCGGATTCGCCGGGTCACAACGGGCTTACGAGGACGCCTACGACCGGCTGTTCACCGCGTTGGACTGGCTGTCCGACCGGCTGAGTGGCCGGCGTTACCTGGTCGGCGACACCATCACCGAGGCCGACGTGCGGTTGTTCACCACGCTGGTCCGGTTCGACCCGGTCTATCACGGGCATTTCAAGTGCAACCGCAGCAAGCTCACCGAGATGCCGGTGCTGTGGGCTTATGCCCGTGATCTGTTCCAGACCCCGGGCTTCGGCGACACCGTCGACTTCGTGCAGATCAAGCAGCACTACTACATCGTGCACACCGACATCAACCCGACCCGGGTGGTGCCCAAGGGGCCGGATCTGGCCAACTGGCTCACCGCGCACGGCCGGGAGGAGTTGGGCGGCAGACCGTTCGGCGACGGCACCCCACCCGGGCCGACACCCGACGGCGAGCGGGTGCCCGCCGGGCACAACCCGCTCTCGCCGCCGAGCGTGGGGTGA
- a CDS encoding cold-shock protein, whose translation MPTGRVKWYDAEKGFGFLSQDDGGEDVYVRASALPEGVETLKSGQRVEFGIATGRRGPQALSVQIIDPPPSLSRARRQAAAAERKHSPDELHGLIEDMITLLESAVQPDLRKGRYPDRKTARRVAEVVRAVAAELEH comes from the coding sequence GTGCCGACCGGCAGGGTTAAGTGGTACGACGCCGAGAAGGGCTTCGGCTTTCTGTCCCAGGACGACGGTGGGGAGGACGTCTACGTCCGGGCGTCGGCGCTGCCCGAAGGGGTCGAGACCCTCAAATCCGGTCAGCGGGTCGAATTCGGCATCGCGACGGGCCGCCGCGGACCGCAGGCGCTGAGCGTCCAGATCATCGATCCGCCGCCGAGCCTGAGCCGGGCCCGCCGGCAGGCCGCGGCCGCCGAGCGCAAACACAGCCCCGACGAACTGCACGGGCTGATCGAGGACATGATCACCCTGCTGGAGAGCGCGGTGCAGCCCGACCTGCGCAAGGGCCGCTACCCGGACCGCAAGACCGCTCGCCGGGTCGCCGAGGTGGTGCGCGCCGTCGCCGCCGAGCTCGAACACTGA
- a CDS encoding YccF domain-containing protein, whose product MRLLLNVVWLIFGGLWLALGYLLASLICFLLIVTIPFGFAAFRIGMYALWPFGRTVVDKPGPRPGALIGNIIWIVLFGIWLVLEHLITAALMAITIIGIPLALANLKMIPISLMPLGKEIVPVDGLRAVPDPTGAAA is encoded by the coding sequence ATGCGCCTGTTACTGAATGTCGTCTGGTTGATCTTCGGCGGTTTGTGGCTCGCGCTGGGGTATCTGCTGGCCTCGCTCATCTGCTTTCTGCTGATCGTCACGATCCCGTTCGGGTTCGCCGCGTTCCGGATCGGCATGTATGCGTTGTGGCCGTTCGGCCGCACCGTCGTCGACAAACCGGGGCCGCGGCCGGGCGCGCTGATCGGCAACATCATCTGGATCGTGCTGTTCGGCATCTGGCTGGTGCTCGAGCATCTGATCACCGCGGCGTTGATGGCGATCACGATCATCGGGATCCCGCTGGCGCTGGCGAATCTGAAGATGATCCCGATCTCCCTGATGCCGCTGGGTAAGGAGATCGTGCCGGTCGACGGTCTGCGCGCCGTCCCCGATCCCACCGGAGCCGCCGCATGA
- the moaA gene encoding GTP 3',8-cyclase MoaA — translation MTVTALGLPAVRRPSPPSAPPASGPLVDTFGRVHTDLRISLTDRCNLRCTYCMPAEGLDWLPGEHLLRPDELARLLHIAVTRLGITNVRFTGGEPLVARHLEEVVAAAAAERPRPEIALTTNGIGLAKRARRLKDAGLDRVNVSLDTVDPVRFARITRRDRLADVLAGLEAARAAGLTPVKVNAVLDAETGLDDAVQLLRFCLDRGYQLRIIEQMPLDAGHQWRRDQTLSADEVLAALQREFRLSPDPTPRGSAPAQLWRIDGTGATVGIIATVSHAFCSACDRTRLTADGQVRNCLFAQQETDLRGLLRSGADDDAVEAAWRAAMWAKAAGHGINDPDFVQPARPMSAIGG, via the coding sequence ATGACCGTGACCGCGCTGGGCCTTCCCGCTGTGCGACGGCCGTCGCCGCCATCGGCTCCGCCGGCGAGCGGACCGCTGGTCGACACCTTCGGCCGGGTGCACACCGACCTGCGCATCTCCCTGACCGACCGCTGCAATCTGCGCTGCACCTACTGCATGCCGGCGGAGGGGCTGGACTGGCTGCCGGGCGAGCATCTGCTGCGCCCCGATGAGCTCGCCCGGCTGCTGCACATCGCGGTGACCCGGCTGGGCATCACCAATGTGCGGTTCACCGGCGGCGAACCGCTGGTCGCCCGGCACCTCGAGGAGGTGGTGGCCGCCGCGGCGGCGGAACGTCCCCGACCCGAGATCGCGCTCACCACCAACGGCATCGGACTGGCCAAGCGCGCCCGACGGCTCAAGGACGCCGGACTGGACCGCGTCAACGTCTCGCTGGACACCGTCGACCCGGTGCGATTCGCCCGGATCACCCGCCGCGACCGGCTTGCCGATGTGCTCGCCGGTCTGGAGGCCGCCCGGGCCGCCGGGCTGACCCCGGTCAAGGTCAACGCGGTGCTGGACGCCGAAACCGGCCTCGACGATGCGGTGCAGCTGCTCAGGTTCTGTCTGGACCGCGGCTACCAGTTGCGGATCATCGAACAGATGCCGCTGGACGCCGGGCATCAGTGGCGGCGTGACCAGACCCTGAGCGCCGATGAGGTGCTGGCCGCGTTGCAGCGTGAATTCCGGCTCAGCCCCGATCCCACCCCGCGCGGGTCGGCGCCGGCGCAGCTGTGGCGGATCGACGGCACCGGCGCCACCGTCGGGATCATCGCCACGGTGTCGCATGCGTTCTGCTCAGCCTGTGACCGGACCCGGCTGACCGCCGACGGTCAGGTGCGCAACTGCCTGTTCGCCCAGCAGGAGACCGATCTGCGCGGGCTGTTGCGCAGCGGCGCCGACGACGACGCGGTGGAGGCCGCGTGGCGGGCGGCGATGTGGGCCAAGGCGGCCGGGCACGGCATCAACGATCCCGACTTCGTCCAACCCGCACGACCCATGAGCGCAATCGGAGGATGA
- a CDS encoding MoaD/ThiS family protein, with amino-acid sequence MTVATPTQPTQTRPGQPVVELTVRYFAAARAAAGVDEQTVRVPAGATVQELADQLARGSAELSRVLPRCSYLCDGVAVRDTAQPLHPGQTVDVLPPFAGG; translated from the coding sequence ATGACGGTGGCGACACCCACCCAGCCAACGCAGACCCGCCCGGGACAACCGGTGGTCGAGCTGACCGTGCGGTACTTCGCGGCCGCCCGGGCCGCTGCCGGCGTCGACGAGCAGACGGTCCGGGTGCCGGCCGGCGCCACCGTGCAGGAGCTGGCCGACCAGCTGGCCCGCGGCAGCGCCGAACTGTCCCGGGTGCTGCCCCGCTGTTCCTATCTGTGTGACGGCGTCGCCGTGCGCGACACCGCGCAGCCGCTGCATCCCGGACAGACCGTCGACGTCCTGCCTCCGTTCGCCGGTGGTTAA
- a CDS encoding transglycosylase family protein encodes MSGRHRKPTTSSVNVAKIAVTGAVLGGGGLAMAGQAGAATDAEWDQVARCESGGNWAINTGNGYHGGLQFAPGTWRAHGGGEFAPYAHLATKEQQIAIAERVLASQGKGAWPTCGKVLSGATPRNVVNDPAPQPLDAPPVNELAPPPPPDPFAPPPPPPPGDVPPPADALAAPAPEAPLPPPPGDVPPPPPAEPAIVEAGFAAPEAPPAPPAPEAPPAPEAAPAEVPLAPPAEVAPAPAENVIVEASLPAPEAPPAEVPPAPPAEVAPAPAEETIVTASNWEFAEGPVSQAEAWSLPGGPAPAQPAPVAPEPAPAPVPDPVAALNAVDIPAEAYDLANQAVTEGKPPLPEGMPHLPSPDNLPDGYTVDPTVVDRQNPNVTYLRELWHAIQTQEISGADALLALTQRPLTTPDTPGGPGPNMPAPPPTPADAAPPA; translated from the coding sequence ATGAGTGGACGGCACCGCAAGCCCACGACATCATCCGTAAACGTCGCGAAAATCGCTGTCACCGGGGCTGTGCTCGGCGGTGGCGGCCTGGCGATGGCCGGTCAGGCCGGTGCGGCCACCGACGCCGAATGGGATCAGGTCGCCCGTTGCGAGTCGGGCGGAAACTGGGCCATCAACACCGGTAACGGCTATCACGGGGGCCTGCAGTTCGCTCCCGGCACCTGGAGGGCCCACGGCGGCGGCGAGTTCGCGCCGTACGCCCACCTGGCCACCAAGGAGCAGCAGATCGCGATCGCCGAGCGGGTGCTGGCCAGCCAGGGCAAGGGGGCGTGGCCGACCTGCGGCAAGGTGCTGTCCGGCGCGACCCCGCGCAATGTGGTGAACGATCCCGCGCCGCAACCACTGGACGCGCCGCCGGTCAACGAGCTGGCGCCGCCTCCGCCGCCTGATCCGTTCGCCCCGCCGCCTCCCCCGCCGCCGGGCGATGTGCCGCCGCCGGCCGATGCACTGGCCGCCCCGGCACCCGAGGCGCCGTTGCCTCCGCCGCCGGGCGACGTGCCACCGCCGCCGCCCGCTGAACCGGCGATCGTCGAGGCGGGCTTCGCCGCCCCCGAGGCGCCCCCCGCTCCCCCGGCTCCCGAGGCTCCCCCGGCTCCCGAGGCCGCACCGGCCGAGGTGCCGCTGGCCCCACCCGCGGAGGTCGCGCCGGCCCCGGCCGAGAACGTCATCGTCGAGGCCAGCCTTCCGGCGCCCGAGGCTCCCCCTGCCGAGGTGCCGCCGGCCCCACCCGCGGAGGTCGCGCCGGCTCCGGCCGAGGAGACCATCGTCACCGCATCGAACTGGGAGTTCGCCGAGGGCCCGGTCAGCCAGGCCGAAGCCTGGTCGCTGCCCGGCGGCCCGGCACCGGCCCAGCCCGCGCCCGTCGCGCCGGAACCCGCTCCCGCCCCGGTGCCGGATCCGGTGGCGGCGCTCAACGCGGTCGACATCCCCGCCGAGGCATACGACCTTGCGAACCAGGCGGTGACCGAGGGCAAGCCGCCGCTGCCCGAGGGCATGCCGCATCTGCCCAGCCCGGACAATCTGCCGGACGGCTACACCGTGGATCCGACCGTGGTGGACCGGCAGAACCCGAACGTCACCTACCTGCGGGAGCTGTGGCACGCGATCCAGACCCAGGAGATCTCCGGGGCCGACGCCCTGCTGGCATTGACGCAGCGTCCGTTGACCACTCCGGACACCCCGGGTGGGCCCGGCCCGAACATGCCGGCGCCGCCGCCCACGCCCGCTGACGCGGCCCCGCCCGCCTGA